CTGGTGATGGAGGCTCTGTGTCTGGCGCGCATGCAGGGCCTGACCGTGCCGTTTGTTTACAATTGCGGCGGCTATGAAAATCCCGACATCATCCGGATGCAAGACGGCATGGTGGACATTTATCTGCCCGATCTTAAATATGGCCTGGAGGCGGATGCCCTGCTGTTTTCCGACGCACCGGAATATCCGCGATTCGCTTTGGAGTCCATTTATGAAATGGTCCGGCAGGTGGGCGATGATCTTCAGGTGGAAAAAGGCCTTGCGACACACGGCATCATTATCCGCCACCTGGTATTGCCGGGACGGCTCGATAATTCCAGAGAAGCGCTGAAACAGCTGAAAAATAAAATATCCACAAACGTTCCAATCAGCCTCATGTCGCAATACACGCCGATCGATCGCGTAAAATCGCATCCGCAGCTGGGGCGCAGAATCACCGGTAATGAATATCATCAAATTGTGGACTACGCCCTCGATCTGGGTTTTGAAAATCTTTTTATACAGGAGGTCAACGACGATACCCTGACCCCGGATTTCAACCGGGACAATCCTTTTGATTGAAAGCCGAAAGATCATGCACAGTGACTTGCAAACAATATACGACCGGTTTGCCGATACCTATGAAAAAAACCGCAACCTGTTCGATATGACCGGCGTCATTGCAGACTTCTCTCAGAGGCTGCCGGGTCTGCCGGGTCATCTGCTGGATCTGGGATGCGGCGCGGGGGAACCTTTCCCCGCCTACTTTATCGGACAGGGCTGGCAGGTCACAGGTGTGGATTTTTCCGCCAGAATGCTGGAGATGGCTCATCGCTACCAGCCCGCCATGAAGACCATCTTAAATGATATTACGGAAGTGGAATTTCCCGATGAACAGTTCGATGCGGTCACAGCCATTTATTGCCTTTTTCATATTGAACACCGGAAGCATGAGGAAATATTTCAAAAAATATACCGCTGGCTGAAACCGGGCGGCAAATCACTCTTTACTT
The genomic region above belongs to Deltaproteobacteria bacterium HGW-Deltaproteobacteria-6 and contains:
- a CDS encoding radical SAM protein; its protein translation is MIIQELLDIYTSCVLCPRACRVNRTKGELGYCRLPADIIMDCALAHHGEEPPLSGTGGAGTIFLSSCNLGCIYCQNYQISHSSRGRDLTVLQLARVMLDLQKKGCHNVEPVTPTPQTPLVMEALCLARMQGLTVPFVYNCGGYENPDIIRMQDGMVDIYLPDLKYGLEADALLFSDAPEYPRFALESIYEMVRQVGDDLQVEKGLATHGIIIRHLVLPGRLDNSREALKQLKNKISTNVPISLMSQYTPIDRVKSHPQLGRRITGNEYHQIVDYALDLGFENLFIQEVNDDTLTPDFNRDNPFD
- a CDS encoding class I SAM-dependent methyltransferase; this encodes MHSDLQTIYDRFADTYEKNRNLFDMTGVIADFSQRLPGLPGHLLDLGCGAGEPFPAYFIGQGWQVTGVDFSARMLEMAHRYQPAMKTILNDITEVEFPDEQFDAVTAIYCLFHIEHRKHEEIFQKIYRWLKPGGKSLFTYATKEYTGAGIFNGYKEFMGEQLFYSHTTPDNLYADLKSVGFTIESALYRRIGGETFLWVTIAKP